The Acanthochromis polyacanthus isolate Apoly-LR-REF ecotype Palm Island chromosome 5, KAUST_Apoly_ChrSc, whole genome shotgun sequence genome includes a window with the following:
- the tmem167b gene encoding protein kish-B, translating to MTNVYSFDGILVFGLLFICTCAYLKKVPRLNSWLLSEKKGVWGVFYKAAVIGTRLHIAVAFSCLVMAFYVVFLK from the exons ATGACAAATG TGTACTCTTTCGATGGCATCCTGGTGTTTGGGCTGCTGTTTATCTGCACTTGTGCATACCTCAAAAAGGTGCCTCGCCTCAACAGCTGGCTGCTGTCAGAGAAGAAAGGAGTGTGGGGTGTCTTCTACAAAG CTGCGGTAATCGGGACGAGGCTTCACATTGCCGTGGCGTTTTCCTGCTTGGTCATGGCCTTCTACGTCGTCTTCTTGAAATGA